Part of the Hydrotalea sp. genome is shown below.
CGATGGAGATTTCTTGTTATTCATTTATTTTAACCGCCCGTTTGGCCGCGCCATTGATGACCAACGGCGGTTCGATATTAACCTTGAGTTACGAAGGGGCCAGCCGCGTTATGAAAAATTACAATGTGATGGGCGTGTGCAAGGCGGCGTTGGAATCGTCGGTGCGTTATTTGGCGGATGATTTGGGCGCGGCAAACATTCGCGTCAATGCCCTGTCGGCCGGGCCGATGAAAACCCTGGCCGGGTCGGCCGTGGCGTCGGGCCGCGCAACATTTAATTGGCAGGGCGACAACAACCCCCTGCGCCGCAACATGAATTTAGACGACATTGGCGGGTCGGCTTTGTATTTGTTATCCGACCTGTCGCGCAGTGTTACGGGCGAGGTTCATTTCGTCGACGGCGGTTACAACATCGTCGGCATGATGGCTATGTAGTTTGCACAATTTATTTGCGCTACCATTTTATTGCTTGAGCGCAAGTTGATGACCGACATTATTTTATATTTTTTACTTGACCGCTCGCATCACTACAAACCGCAACCGCGTTGCATGGGGATGTTGTAGAAATATTGGTCGAAGGCCTTGACCATGCAATGGGTAAGGTTGTTGCGAAATTCCGGGCTGATAATTTGCCGTTCCTGTTGTTCGCTGGATAGGAAGCCAACCTCCAACAACACCGACGGCATGGTGACGGATTTCATCACGGTGAAGGCGGCAAAGCGATGCGGTTTGGAGCGTAAAAATGGCACGGTCGGTGGAAATTTTTGCGCCACCAATTTGGCAAACATGTTGGAATGGGCTTCCTTTTGCTTTTGCCCCAGCCCCAGCAATATCACCCGCGCGTCGAACGGCAAACCCCGTTCAAACATCGACGCGTATTTGTCAGAATTATTTTCCCGCTCTGCAATCTTGGCGGTTTCGCGGTCGGAGGCAACATTGGACAAGGTGTAAATACTCGCCCCCAAAACATTTGGGTCGGGGAAAGAATCGGCATGGATGGAAAGAAAAAAATCGGCCTTGGCCCGTTCGGCCATGCGGTAACGTTCGCGCAACGGAATAAAATAATCACCGGAGCGGGTTAACAACACGCGGTAACGCCCCGATTGTTGCAACGCCGCGGCCAATTGTTTTGCCACCGCGACATTAACCAATTTTTCTACCGTGCCGTGGCGGCCGATGGTGCCGGTGTCGACGCCGCCGTGGCCGGCGTCTATCGCTATCAATGGTTTGTCTTTTGGTATATCGCTTTCGGCCTCGGCCGGCGCGCGGGGTTGCGCTTTGGTTTGCGCTTGGGGTTGTTTCTTGTTGCTGGCATTGTTGCTCTGCCCCGTATCGGATTTTTTTATTAAATCATCCAGCTGACTTCGCGTGGCCGGCGGGTTGTTTTCCCGTTCGGCCTGGTTAATAATATTGCCGATGGCGTCGACCGGCTTGCTGGCGATTTGGTTACCGCGACCATTATTTGTGTTCACCGCTGGGTTGCTGGACAATGTATCATTAAGCGGGCGATTAAATGCGCGATCGTTCGTTGCGGCCTGGCTAGCGGTTTGCCAATTGGGCGATTCGCGGTTAAATGCCGCCATGGTTTTGCTGTTCACCAAATTGCTGGCAATGGTAAAATTATTTTTGCCATCGTCGCGATGGGCAACATTCACCACCCGCGCATTTTTTGCCAAATCAAACACAATGCGCGTTTGTTGGCCAACGCCATTGTTGGTGATGGTCAGGCGATAATTTTTTAGCCAGGTTTTGGTTGTCGCGTTATCGGCCATGGTTACATCATTGGTGGTAATTTTTCCCACCATGTCCATCACCACCCGTGGCGGGTTGGCCATGGTAAAAACCCGATAGGGCGTCGAGCGGTCGAAATAGGCCACCACCTGCGCGCCCTGCCCCGTGCTTTTGACCTCGATTTTTTTTAAATTTATATTTTTGCTGGCGGTTGTATCACGCGGTGGGGCGATTGGCTTGGTTGATGTTTTATTATTTTGCGCCGGCTTCGCGGTGGTTGATGTATTTGCCGGCTTCGCGGTGTTTGTCGCCGCGCCGCCGGCTGGCTTGGTCGGCGTGGTTGGCGCATTGCCCGTTGCCGGCTTATTGTTGCTTGGCGTTACGGGCGATGAATTTTTGGACGGGGTTTTTTCTTGCGGTTTTGCTTTATCGGCTGTTGCCTTGTCGCTGGGTTTGTCTGCCGGTTTATCAGCTTGCTTGGTCGGTTTTTTATCCGCCGCCTTATCGGCCGGTTTGGCCTGGGGCGTGGTCGGCTTCTTAGGATTTTTTTCATCCTTCTTCTTTTCATCTTGGGTTTTTTTGTCTTTGCTGTCCTTATCCGCCGCGTTATCAGCTGGGGGGGCTAGCTT
Proteins encoded:
- a CDS encoding SDR family oxidoreductase produces the protein MTIALPTIMNGKKGLIMGVANDRSIAWGIARTLHAAGASLFFTYQNDVYGSRVAPLVKELTGTDNIVPCAVERESDVASAIKTAHDKLGGLDFVVHSLAFSDKAELDGRFVNTSRDNFLKSMEISCYSFILTARLAAPLMTNGGSILTLSYEGASRVMKNYNVMGVCKAALESSVRYLADDLGAANIRVNALSAGPMKTLAGSAVASGRATFNWQGDNNPLRRNMNLDDIGGSALYLLSDLSRSVTGEVHFVDGGYNIVGMMAM
- a CDS encoding N-acetylmuramoyl-L-alanine amidase, whose product is MTNFLSLLKKWLPKFLWGCVAATLLLLVAGCPELALAQQTKDKNGVPIISPPTAIKKLAPPADNAADKDSKDKKTQDEKKKDEKNPKKPTTPQAKPADKAADKKPTKQADKPADKPSDKATADKAKPQEKTPSKNSSPVTPSNNKPATGNAPTTPTKPAGGAATNTAKPANTSTTAKPAQNNKTSTKPIAPPRDTTASKNINLKKIEVKSTGQGAQVVAYFDRSTPYRVFTMANPPRVVMDMVGKITTNDVTMADNATTKTWLKNYRLTITNNGVGQQTRIVFDLAKNARVVNVAHRDDGKNNFTIASNLVNSKTMAAFNRESPNWQTASQAATNDRAFNRPLNDTLSSNPAVNTNNGRGNQIASKPVDAIGNIINQAERENNPPATRSQLDDLIKKSDTGQSNNASNKKQPQAQTKAQPRAPAEAESDIPKDKPLIAIDAGHGGVDTGTIGRHGTVEKLVNVAVAKQLAAALQQSGRYRVLLTRSGDYFIPLRERYRMAERAKADFFLSIHADSFPDPNVLGASIYTLSNVASDRETAKIAERENNSDKYASMFERGLPFDARVILLGLGQKQKEAHSNMFAKLVAQKFPPTVPFLRSKPHRFAAFTVMKSVTMPSVLLEVGFLSSEQQERQIISPEFRNNLTHCMVKAFDQYFYNIPMQRGCGL